The following DNA comes from Candidatus Binataceae bacterium.
GAAGGGGCCGGTGCATTCAGGTACTTCTATTCATTTCGCGATGTCGTAGGACTGCGCACCATCAGCATTCTACGCAACAAATATGGGGTTGGATTGGACAGCCTTCGCCTGATTGAGCGGAAGCTCAAAGATACGGACGGCGCAGACTGGTCTAGCGTGGCGTTTTACGTGGGCGAAGATCATGGAATCTATTTTGTCGATCCCGAGACCAAAGATACCGTTGCGATGAAGCCAATGGGCCAACGGCCACTATTTAAAGTGCGTGCGATTGCGCGTCAGATCGAAAATAACTTGGCGCGAATGGGCCGGAGAACTAGGTCCATCGGCAAGATCGACCAATCCCGGTTTATAATGAGAAATGCTCATGTCATTGCCGGAACGCGGATACCGACATCCGCAGTTTGGGAGTATCACAAGGCGGGATATAGCAAAGCTAAAATTATAGAGCAGTTTCCGCGCTTGACAATAAAGGACGTTGAAGCCGCCATTCAGTGGGAAAACTTAAGGGTCAAGAAGAAGGCAACAGGCTGAGTTCACGCCTCCACACCCTTGCCGATGCGCCTTTTGATCGACGAGTGTGTGCCGAAGGACGTTAGCGAGTTCCTTTCTGCACAAAAACACGAAGTCCTCTACGTCGTCGAGGAATTAGCGCCAAAGAGTCCCGATCCTGTTGTCGTACAGTTTGCGGATCATCATCGGCTGATATGCGTAACCTGGAACCGGCGGCACTTTCGTAGCCTAATTTCCCGAAGACCTCACAATAATAATCTTCGCTTTCGATATGCTGGAATGATCGCCTTTGAATGTTCCGAGCCGCGTGGCCGAGAACGGATAACTAGATGTCACAATCTGATCGTGTTTGCGCACGACCAAAGACAGCACGAGCAAGACAAAAGGCTCATAGTCGACGTCACCGAGGAGTGGCTAAAAATCTGGTAACCGCATCGGTTAACCGCATGTGCCTGTCACGTTACCCGGCAATCTAGCACGCCTGTCCGGTCAAGTATATTAAGACAACCACCCGGCGGCGGGAGCCGATGCGCTACTCGCCGCGATAGGGCTGAGCGGGCGGTCAAGGCGGTCTTGGACGCCTGGTTTCACGAAGTCCGGCGAGCAGGATGGCGAAACTCAGCCGAGGTGAGGCAGAGCTATGCGACTGCGAGCATCGTCTCCGACCGCGCGGTGTTCAACATCAAGGGGAACGATTACCGGTTGGTGACGGCAATCGACTACGCGCGTCAGATCGTGTTCATCAAGTGGGTCAGGACGCACCGGGACTACGACGGGATTGACGCGAGGACGTTTCGGTATGGAGATTAAGACGATTCGGAATGAAGCTGACCACGAGGCAGCGCTTCGTGAGATCCAACGCCTATGGGGCGCCAAAGAAGGAACTCCGGAAGGAGATCGCCTCGATGTGCTGACGACGCTGGTCGAGGCTTACGAAGATAAGCATTTCTCGATGGACGCACCCGATCCGATCGAGGCGATCAAGTTCCGGCTTGAGCAGCAGGGGCTGGATCATCGGGCGCTCGTGGGCGTGGTCGGCGGTCGCAGTCGCGTTTATGAAGTGATGCACCGCATGCGAGGTCTTTCGCTTGAGATGATTCGGCGGCTCAACGAGCGCTTCGGCATTCCAGCCGAGGTGCTCATCCGCCCGATTCGAGCGCCGCGGCGCCGTGGCGCCGCGTAGAGGCCCGGCTGGTCCATGCGCCTTCGGTAGTCGGCCGTAGCGTCCTGCTCGGGCGATCGATCTCGCCGCTTGCGCAAATATCGGCGATTATGGGCGACATGGCACGTTCCAATCCATCTTGAGACTGGCTCCGAGCGCGCGCGCCGTTCTTGCCAGCGTCTTCAGCGTCAGATTGTTCAGCTCCCTGGATTCGATCTGGGCGATCATTGGCTGGCTTACGCCCGACCGCTGGGCGAGCGCCGCCTGGGTGAGCCGCGACGCTTGCGCAATCTGGCGATCTTTTGCTCGATGAGAATCTGAGCCAATTCATCTTCGGCCTCGCGCCGAAGTCCAAGCTCATCGACCTTTCTTTCGAGCAGTTCCAGCCCTGGATTTTTGGCCCGATCCGCCATCGGGCAAGAATAAGGCATGCTTTGCCGGCTTTACAACCGCGGAGCGGGATCGTTGAGCCGCGCACAGAGGAAGGCCCCGCGGACGGAATCGCGGGGCCTTTGCGAGTCAACTTGGAGAAGAGCGGCGCCGGGCGCCGACTCTCTACTCGCCGCGATAGGGCGTGGGAGCGGCGGCGGGTCCCCGCGGCGGCGCCATCATCAGCGGTCCGCCCATCCTCGAACCGCTCATCGGCGGCATGCTGGTCTTGGTGTAGTCGCTGGGAATCTCGAAAGTGCTGGCGGGCAAATCACGCATGTCGATAGCGGTGGTGATCATGGTGCTCTTGGCCGGCGGACGACCCGCCATTTGCTGCGCCATCGCTTGCGCCTGCTGAGGATTGAGCCCCAGCATCGAGAAGTTGGTAATCTTGGTCGTGGTGACCATGGTCAGTGGAATGCCGTCGGGATGCGACATGGTGGCCACCGAGCTTGCCCTGAGCCGGCGCGAGAGCGCGCGGCTGAAGGCGTCGTACTCGCTGGCGCCAGGAGCCTTGGGAGCAAAACAGCCGCTTACCGTGTACTCGCCCATCGCCGAAGAGCCAGCGCCCTTGTATTCATAACAGCGGTAGCCCGCGATGGTTTTGCTCACGCCGGTCTTCTTAAGATTGGGCGCCATACCGTTGACACTTTGCATCGCGGCCGCCATGCGCTTGGGCGGAAACGGCATCTGCAGATAGGTCTTATGGTCGGGGTCAAGCAAGGTCATGGTGTTGTTGGTGAGATTGATCAGGATGACTTGACGATTCATCACGGTCTTTTGCATCTTGCCCTGAATCATCAAGGTACGTTGGCTGGTGTGATGGCCATTGATGGCGTCGGTGACCGTCTGCTGGGTGATAACCACTCCGGCCCAGCTTAGAGTGACCCACCCCAACGTCAAAATGGCAGTGATCAGTAAAAGCAAGCGCTTCATTGAGTGCTCCTTGAGATCGAAGTTTACTCGGCTGACTCG
Coding sequences within:
- a CDS encoding DUF433 domain-containing protein; the protein is MKFGFFSADQVCQLAKISGSQLRYWRRTGVFQPQTSEGAGAFRYFYSFRDVVGLRTISILRNKYGVGLDSLRLIERKLKDTDGADWSSVAFYVGEDHGIYFVDPETKDTVAMKPMGQRPLFKVRAIARQIENNLARMGRRTRSIGKIDQSRFIMRNAHVIAGTRIPTSAVWEYHKAGYSKAKIIEQFPRLTIKDVEAAIQWENLRVKKKATG
- a CDS encoding DUF4412 domain-containing protein, whose amino-acid sequence is MKRLLLLITAILTLGWVTLSWAGVVITQQTVTDAINGHHTSQRTLMIQGKMQKTVMNRQVILINLTNNTMTLLDPDHKTYLQMPFPPKRMAAAMQSVNGMAPNLKKTGVSKTIAGYRCYEYKGAGSSAMGEYTVSGCFAPKAPGASEYDAFSRALSRRLRASSVATMSHPDGIPLTMVTTTKITNFSMLGLNPQQAQAMAQQMAGRPPAKSTMITTAIDMRDLPASTFEIPSDYTKTSMPPMSGSRMGGPLMMAPPRGPAAAPTPYRGE